In Paramisgurnus dabryanus chromosome 7, PD_genome_1.1, whole genome shotgun sequence, the following are encoded in one genomic region:
- the pltp gene encoding phospholipid transfer protein → MGLFEVSVIALLSFITMTELAEPPGCKIRITARGLEMLKSQTKKFVEEEISNITMPEMKGSEGRFQYTIKNVKITELDLTSDLRFQPDVGLLFEVHNSSITLNFQRRILYWLFYDEGYINASAEGVNIFTALRLKRDEVGRLKISNITCDAAITKMRAKFSGTLGRVYDFIATFLTTGMRFILNKQICPALDHAALVLVNQLLETIPVRTEVDNYIGIDYSLLSDPVVTERSLDMDFRGKFYDLKDENQTLVNYAVNPIVREYDRMIYLSLSEYFFDSGLYAYYTGGLFQMQIANERMPKDLEMLLRTTYFGTIMMLNPALMDHPLSLELEVTAPPRSTIKTSGASVSVNSNVKVLVLPPGKAPVQLSSMTMEAKFNAKVSMKGKRLAIYLDLRRFKIFSNQSALESLALIPLQGPLKTMLQISVVPLINNYTKRGVQIPLPDGIDFIEEVVEYHNGYIIVGANLHFRTGLRELIERRLTDSSDNSI, encoded by the exons ATGGGACTGTTTGAAGTCTCAGTTATTGCTCTCCTTTCATTTATCACAATGACTGAATTAGCTGAACCCCCTGGATGTAAAATCCGCATCACAGCCCGAGGACTAGAAATGT TAAAGTCCCAGACAAAAAAGTTTGTAGAAGAGGAGATCAGTAACATCACTATGCCAGAGATGAAAGGTTCAGAAGGCCGTTTCCAATACACCATCAAAAA CGTGAAGATAACAGAGCTGGACCTGACATCTGACCTACGCTTCCAGCCTGACGTAGGGCTTCTCTTCGAAGTGCACAACTCCTCCATCACACTGAACTTCCAGAGACGAATCCTATACTGGCTTTT TTACGATGAGGGATATATCAACGCCTCGGCAGAAGGTGTCAACATCTTCACGGCCCTCCGTCTCAAAAGAGACGAGGTGGGCCGTCTCAAGATCTCCAACATCACCTGTGACGCGGCCATAACTAAGATGAGGGCCAAATTCAGCGGGACCCTTGG GAGGGTTTATGACTTCATTGCAACCTTCTTGACTACAGGAATGCGTTTCATCTTAAATAAACag ATTTGTCCAGCACTGGATCATGCTGCACTGGTTTTGGTTAACCAACTATTGGAAACAATTCCAG TGCGCACAGAGGTGGACAATTACATTGGGATCGACTATTCACTACTAAGTGACCCTGTGGTCACAGAAAGAAGCCTTGATATGGATTTTAGG GGCAAGTTTTATGATCTTAAGGATGAAAATCAAACCCTAGTGAATTATGCCGTGAATCCTATAGTAAGGGAATATGATCGTATGATCTATCTGTCTCTCTCCGAGTATTTCTTCGACAGTGGACTCTATGCATATTACACAGGTGGACTTTTTCAAATGCAGATAGCAAATGAACGG ATGCCTAAGGATTTGGAGATGCTTCTCAGGACGACCTACTTCGGTACAATCATGATgctg AACCCAGCTCTGATGGATCATCCGCTGTCACTGGAGTTGGAGGTCACCGCTCCTCCCCGCTCCACCATCAAAACCTCGGGTGCGAGCGTCTCTGTTAACTCAAACGTCAAAGTTCTGGTTCTTCCACCTGGAAAAGCACCAGTTCAACTTAGCAGCATGACCATg GAAGCTAAATTCAATGCAAAGGTGTCAATGAAGGGAAAGCGCTTGGCAATTTATCTAGATCTAAGAAG GTTTAAGATCTTCTCCAATCAATCTGCTTTGGAGTCATTAGCT CTGATTCCACTGCAGGGTCCACTGAAGACCATGTTACAGATATCTGTGGTTCCTCTCATTAACA ATTACACTAAGCGAGGTGTACAGATTCCTCTTCCAGACGGCATTGACTTCATTGAAGAAGTGGTTGAGTATCACAAT GGTTACATCATAGTGGGGGCCAACCTTCACTTCAGAACAGGTCTGCGTGAGTTAATCGAGAGACGCCTGACAGATTCCTCAGACAACTCGATTTGA